A part of Tistrella bauzanensis genomic DNA contains:
- the adhP gene encoding alcohol dehydrogenase AdhP produces MSLPATMKAAVVRAFRQPLVIDEVPVPRPAPGQILIKVVASGVCHTDLHAADGDWPVKPQPPFIPGHEGVGHVVALGAGVRSVKEGDRVGVPWLHTACGHCEHCTTGWETLCGDQQNTGYSVNGGFAEYVLADPAYVGHLPAGLDFVAAAPILCAGVTVYKGIKETEVRPGQWLVVSGVGGLGHLAVQYGKAMGLHVAAVDIGPEKQALARRLGADLAVDARDEDVVQQVLRETGGGAHGVLVTAVSEKAFAQAADMLRRRGTMALCGLPPGSFPMSIFDTVLNRRTIRGSIVGTRADLVECLAFAGEGKVAATCTTAPLEDVNAIFDRMRAGKIEGRVVMTI; encoded by the coding sequence ATGTCACTTCCTGCAACGATGAAAGCCGCCGTGGTGCGCGCGTTCCGCCAGCCGCTGGTGATCGACGAGGTGCCGGTGCCCCGCCCGGCGCCGGGGCAGATCCTGATCAAGGTGGTCGCCTCGGGGGTCTGCCATACCGATCTGCATGCCGCCGATGGCGACTGGCCGGTGAAGCCGCAGCCGCCGTTCATTCCGGGCCATGAAGGTGTCGGTCATGTCGTGGCGCTGGGTGCCGGCGTGCGCTCGGTGAAGGAAGGTGACCGGGTGGGCGTGCCCTGGCTGCACACCGCCTGCGGCCATTGCGAGCATTGCACCACCGGCTGGGAAACCCTGTGTGGCGATCAGCAGAACACCGGCTATTCGGTGAATGGCGGCTTTGCCGAATACGTGCTGGCCGACCCGGCCTATGTCGGCCACCTGCCGGCCGGGCTCGATTTCGTCGCGGCGGCGCCGATCCTGTGCGCCGGGGTGACGGTCTATAAGGGGATCAAGGAAACCGAGGTCCGGCCCGGGCAATGGCTGGTGGTCTCGGGCGTCGGTGGGCTGGGCCATCTGGCGGTGCAATACGGCAAGGCCATGGGGCTGCATGTGGCGGCGGTGGATATCGGCCCCGAAAAGCAGGCGCTGGCGCGCAGGCTTGGCGCCGACCTCGCGGTCGACGCCCGCGACGAGGATGTCGTGCAGCAGGTGCTGCGCGAAACCGGGGGCGGCGCCCACGGCGTGCTGGTGACGGCGGTGTCCGAGAAGGCCTTCGCTCAGGCGGCCGACATGCTGCGCCGGCGCGGCACCATGGCGCTGTGCGGCCTGCCGCCGGGATCGTTTCCGATGTCGATCTTCGACACGGTGCTGAACCGCCGCACCATCCGCGGCTCGATCGTCGGCACCCGCGCCGATCTGGTGGAATGCCTGGCCTTCGCGGGCGAGGGCAAGGTTGCCGCCACCTGCACCACCGCGCCGCTCGAAGACGTCAACGCGATCTTCGACCGCATGCGCGCCGGCAAGATCGAGGGGCGGGTGGTGATGACGATCTGA